The following coding sequences lie in one Heteronotia binoei isolate CCM8104 ecotype False Entrance Well chromosome 6, APGP_CSIRO_Hbin_v1, whole genome shotgun sequence genomic window:
- the PRLHR gene encoding prolactin-releasing peptide receptor — translation MSELLEGSGTLPTNSTPVGHNSLMNGTFMVFHGLQLVQRLKLLIILMYTGVVVVGMVGNCLLVHVILHVKKMHNVTNFLIGNLALSDVAMCATCIPLTLAYIFEPRGWIFGSSMCYFVYFMQPVTVYVSVFTLATIAVDRYIVIVHPLRRRVSLQLSAYMILFIWILSCCLALPAMAHTYYVELGQQGVTLCEEFWGDQEHQRQTYAMCLLLITYLFPLLAILVSYIKISLKLKNRVMPGSVTQNQADWDRARRKKTFCLLVIVVVVFGVCWLPLHTFNLIRDINISAIDSYYFSLVQLFCHWFAMSSACYNPFIYAWLHDSFREELKKLLAWHRKIVPAGQSVTVSIVI, via the coding sequence ATGTCTGAACTCTTGGAAGGTTCTGGCACCCTTCCCACCAACTCCACACCAGTAGGCCATAACTCTCTTATGAATGGGACTTTCATGGTTTTCCATGGCTTGCAGTTGGTACAACGGCTAAAGTTGCTGATCATTCTGATGTATACGGGTGTGGTAGTTGTTGGAATGGTAGGCAACTGCCTTCTGGTGCATGTCATCCTGCATGTAAAGAAGATGCACAATGTCACCAACTTTCTCATTGGCAACCTAGCTCTTTCAGATGTGGCCATGTGTGCCACCTGCATTCCACTCACTCTTGCCTACATTTTTGAGCCTCGTGGCTGGATTTTTGGCAGCAGTATGTGCTACTTTGTGTACTTCATGCAGCCTGTCACTGTCTATGTCTCCGTCTTCACCTTGGCCACCATTGCTGTGGATCGGTACATTGTCATTGTGCACCCACTGAGACGCCGTGTGTCTTTGCAGCTCAGTGCTTACATGATTCTCTTCATCTGGATTCTCTCCTGCTGCTTGGCACTGCCAGCCATGGCACATACCTATTATGTGGAGCTGGGTCAACAGGGAGTCACACTGTGTGAAGAGTTCTGGGGGGACCAAGAGCACCAGAGACAAACTTATGCTATGTGCTTGCTGCTCATCACCTACCTCTTCCCTTTGCTGGCCATACTGGTATCCTACATCAAGATCTCTCTCAAGCTAAAGAACAGGGTTATGCCAGGTAGCGTGACTCAGAATCAGGCTGACTGGGATAGAGCTAGGAGGAAAAAGACATTTTGTCTCTTGGTTATAGTAGTGGTGGTCTTTGGGGTGTGCTGGCTTCCCCTTCACACCTTCAATCTTATTCGGGACATTAACATTAGTGCCATTGATTCTTATTATTTCAGTCTGGTTCAATTATTTTGCCATTGGTTTGCCATGAGTTCTGCATGCTATAACCCCTTCATTTATGCCTGGCTACATGATAGCTTTAGGGAAGAGCTTAAAAAATTACTTGCTTGGCATAGgaaaatagttcctgctgggcaaagTGTAACTGTCAGCATTGTTATCTGA